One Amorphoplanes digitatis genomic window carries:
- a CDS encoding geranylgeranyl reductase family protein encodes MNDLAYTGGNVADEADVIVVGAGPGGSAAAYHMARHGLRVLLLEKTEFPREKVCGDGLTPRATRQLIRMGVDTSEKAGWLHNRGLRVIGGGVRLELDWPELASFPDYGLVRTRLDFDDLLAKRAVEAGALLRTGVNVTGPVLDADGYAIGVEAKVGPGKEPTQYRAPLIVAADGVSGKLPLAMGLAKRDDRPIGVAVRRYYHSPSRTDDDYLESWLELRSAQDRDRLLPGYGWIFGLGDGRVNVGLGILNSSSAFGKTNYRAMLTDWLNTTPADWGMRGEDNADGPILGAALPMGFNRVPHYTRGMMLVGDSGGMVNPMNGEGIAYAMESGELAAEVAVQALARPAGADRERALSAYPAELKNRFGGYYRLGGVFVKLIGNPQIMRIATRHGMPHPTLMRFVLKLLANLTDPRDGDAMDRIINGLTKVAPAV; translated from the coding sequence GTGAACGACCTCGCTTACACAGGAGGAAACGTCGCCGACGAGGCCGACGTGATCGTGGTCGGGGCAGGGCCGGGCGGCTCAGCCGCGGCGTACCACATGGCGCGGCACGGCCTGCGGGTTCTGCTGCTGGAGAAGACCGAGTTCCCGCGCGAGAAGGTCTGCGGTGACGGCCTCACTCCACGTGCGACCCGGCAGCTCATCCGGATGGGTGTGGACACCTCCGAGAAGGCCGGCTGGCTCCACAATCGTGGGCTGCGGGTCATCGGCGGCGGCGTGCGTCTCGAACTGGACTGGCCCGAGCTGGCCAGCTTCCCCGACTACGGTCTGGTGCGCACCCGCCTCGACTTCGACGACCTGCTTGCCAAGCGCGCGGTGGAAGCCGGCGCGCTGCTGCGGACCGGGGTCAACGTGACCGGTCCCGTGCTCGACGCGGACGGCTACGCGATCGGGGTGGAGGCCAAGGTCGGCCCCGGTAAGGAACCCACCCAGTATCGCGCGCCGCTGATCGTCGCGGCGGACGGCGTGTCCGGCAAGCTGCCGCTCGCCATGGGGCTCGCCAAGCGCGACGACCGGCCGATCGGCGTCGCCGTCCGGCGCTACTATCACTCGCCGTCGCGCACCGACGACGACTACCTGGAGTCCTGGCTGGAGCTGCGCAGCGCGCAGGACCGCGACCGGCTGCTGCCCGGGTACGGCTGGATCTTCGGCCTCGGCGACGGCCGGGTGAACGTCGGCCTCGGCATCCTCAACTCGTCGAGCGCCTTCGGTAAGACCAATTACCGCGCGATGCTCACCGACTGGCTCAACACGACGCCGGCCGACTGGGGCATGCGCGGCGAGGACAATGCGGACGGCCCGATCCTCGGCGCCGCGCTGCCGATGGGCTTCAACCGGGTTCCGCACTACACACGGGGCATGATGCTCGTCGGCGACTCCGGCGGCATGGTCAACCCGATGAACGGCGAGGGCATCGCGTACGCGATGGAGTCGGGCGAACTGGCCGCTGAGGTGGCCGTACAGGCGCTCGCCCGGCCCGCCGGGGCCGACCGCGAGCGCGCGCTGAGCGCGTACCCGGCGGAGTTGAAGAATCGATTCGGTGGGTACTACCGGCTCGGTGGCGTGTTCGTGAAGCTCATCGGCAATCCGCAGATCATGCGGATCGCCACCCGGCACGGCATGCCGCACCCGACGCTGATGCGCTTCGTGCTCAAGCTCCTGGCCAACCTGACGGATCCACGGGATGGAGACGCCATGGACCGAATCATCAACGGTTTGACGAAGGTCGCACCTGCGGTATGA
- a CDS encoding DEAD/DEAH box helicase, with product MLVVHGVWIAGEAAPGRLALWAEDPALPLTTSSRARRRPHPFAVPAEALIAALTGSSDELRDALAKAAGAAVTLHLPGTAKGPLPSPETGSEVPGRGARLGTWETPALVLPAESALAALGALAEPDPEGPWSAAASLRYLCVLAGHACDLARRGRMLPQLVTESGVPAARWRPVLTGADAASYRDFATAMPPVCRAASTGGAADQEASGGAGVGRTLRDAVEVLVDAAARALLPERLMVGMRPGPKAPLPDRWIAALTAADPALPQSRPADVAALATPLLGWLRAAHEANGPIRVSFRLAEPPVGEDDWALDFALQSADDPSLYLPAADLWSGTRMPGLPARPDETLLAGLGRAVRLFPALHEALLQAQPEGMSLSTGEAHEFLRTSAPLLQAAGFGVQLPAWAGRKAVGLKLTTRTRAKTPSGKAAADSGFGLDQLVDFRIDLVIGEGTVSAEELAELARLKVPLVRVRGQWVELDDRQLKAALKAVGRRREGELTAAEVLQQVVDGGEEDLPLVEVDADGALGDLISGQAAERLTPVPTPAGFQGTLRPYQERGLSWLHFLARLGLGGILADDMGLGKTAQTLSLLLAERSDPGAAVAPTLLVCPMSLVSNWQKEAARFAPALRVHVHHGGARKREDDFREAVAASDLVITTYGTALRDLDALREVHWGRIACDEAQAIKNSGTRQAQAVRAIPARTRLALTGTPVENHLAELWSIMEFCNPGLLGPAKRFRRRFQEPIEVRGDADATAALKRATGPFVLRRLKTDKSIISDLPEKNEMKVWCTLTAEQATLYQAVVEDMMAVIDNSEGIQRRGNVIAAMTKLKQVCNHPAHLLKDGSRLPGRSGKLARLEELTEEIIEDGDKALIFTQYAEFGTMLQPYLAAHLDRPVLWLHGGLNKARRDELVDRFQNDTEPLLFLLSLKAAGTGLNLTAANHVIHVDRWWNPAVEDQATDRAFRIGQSRNVQVRKFICTGTLEEKIDAMIERKKALASAAVGTGEDWVTDLDTDQLRELFSLDTAAVS from the coding sequence GTGCTCGTAGTGCATGGCGTGTGGATCGCCGGTGAGGCCGCGCCCGGGCGGCTCGCCCTCTGGGCCGAGGATCCCGCGCTCCCGCTGACCACCTCCTCGCGGGCCCGTCGCCGCCCGCACCCCTTCGCCGTGCCGGCCGAGGCGCTGATCGCCGCCCTGACCGGCTCGTCGGACGAGCTTCGCGACGCCCTGGCCAAGGCGGCCGGCGCCGCGGTGACCCTGCACCTGCCGGGCACCGCGAAGGGCCCGCTCCCGTCGCCGGAGACGGGCAGCGAGGTGCCGGGCCGGGGCGCCCGGCTCGGCACCTGGGAGACGCCGGCGCTGGTCCTGCCCGCCGAGAGCGCGCTGGCGGCGCTGGGCGCGCTCGCCGAGCCGGATCCGGAGGGTCCGTGGAGCGCGGCGGCGTCGCTGCGCTACCTGTGCGTGCTGGCCGGGCACGCCTGCGACCTCGCCCGCCGCGGGCGGATGCTGCCCCAGCTGGTGACGGAGTCTGGCGTACCGGCCGCGCGCTGGCGGCCGGTGCTCACCGGCGCCGACGCCGCGTCCTACCGGGACTTCGCCACCGCGATGCCGCCGGTCTGCCGCGCGGCGTCGACCGGCGGCGCCGCGGACCAGGAGGCATCGGGGGGCGCCGGGGTCGGGCGGACGCTGCGGGACGCGGTCGAGGTGCTCGTCGACGCCGCCGCGCGGGCGCTGCTGCCCGAGCGGCTGATGGTCGGCATGCGGCCCGGCCCGAAGGCTCCCCTGCCCGACCGCTGGATCGCCGCGCTCACCGCCGCCGACCCCGCGCTGCCCCAGTCCCGGCCCGCCGACGTCGCCGCCCTCGCCACGCCGCTGCTCGGCTGGCTGCGGGCGGCGCACGAGGCAAACGGCCCGATCCGGGTCAGCTTCCGGCTGGCCGAGCCGCCGGTCGGCGAGGACGACTGGGCGCTGGACTTCGCCCTCCAGTCCGCCGACGACCCCAGCCTCTACCTGCCCGCCGCCGACCTCTGGTCCGGCACCCGGATGCCCGGCCTGCCGGCCAGGCCCGACGAGACCCTGCTCGCCGGGCTGGGCCGCGCGGTCCGGTTGTTCCCCGCGCTGCACGAGGCCCTGTTGCAGGCGCAGCCCGAGGGGATGTCGCTGAGCACGGGCGAGGCGCACGAGTTCCTCCGCACCTCCGCTCCCCTGTTGCAGGCGGCCGGCTTCGGGGTCCAGCTGCCGGCCTGGGCGGGGCGCAAGGCGGTCGGGCTGAAGCTGACCACCCGGACCCGCGCCAAGACCCCGTCCGGCAAGGCCGCCGCCGACTCCGGATTCGGCCTCGACCAGCTCGTCGACTTCCGCATCGACCTGGTGATCGGCGAGGGCACGGTCAGCGCCGAGGAGCTGGCCGAGCTGGCCCGCCTCAAGGTGCCGCTGGTCCGGGTGCGCGGCCAATGGGTCGAGCTGGACGACCGCCAGCTCAAGGCCGCGCTGAAGGCCGTCGGCCGGCGCCGCGAGGGCGAGCTCACCGCGGCCGAGGTGCTCCAGCAGGTGGTCGACGGCGGCGAGGAGGACCTGCCGCTCGTCGAGGTGGACGCGGACGGCGCGCTCGGCGACCTGATCTCGGGCCAGGCAGCGGAGCGGCTGACGCCGGTGCCGACGCCGGCCGGCTTCCAGGGCACGCTGCGGCCGTACCAGGAGCGGGGTCTGTCCTGGCTGCACTTCCTGGCGCGGCTCGGGCTGGGCGGCATCCTGGCCGACGACATGGGCCTCGGCAAGACGGCGCAGACATTGTCGCTGCTGCTCGCCGAGCGCTCGGACCCCGGTGCCGCCGTCGCGCCGACCCTGCTGGTCTGCCCGATGTCGCTGGTCAGCAACTGGCAGAAGGAGGCGGCCCGCTTCGCGCCCGCCCTGCGGGTGCACGTCCATCACGGCGGCGCCCGCAAGCGCGAGGACGACTTCCGCGAAGCGGTCGCCGCCTCCGACCTGGTCATCACCACCTACGGCACGGCGCTGCGCGACCTCGACGCCCTGCGCGAGGTCCATTGGGGACGGATCGCGTGCGACGAGGCGCAGGCGATCAAGAACAGCGGCACCCGGCAGGCGCAGGCCGTCCGGGCCATCCCGGCGCGCACCCGGCTCGCGCTGACCGGCACGCCCGTGGAGAACCACCTCGCCGAGCTGTGGTCCATCATGGAGTTCTGCAATCCGGGCCTGCTCGGGCCGGCGAAGCGGTTCCGGCGCCGGTTCCAGGAGCCGATCGAGGTGCGCGGCGACGCCGACGCGACGGCCGCCCTCAAGCGCGCCACCGGCCCGTTCGTGCTGCGCCGCCTCAAGACCGACAAGTCGATCATCTCGGACCTGCCGGAGAAGAACGAGATGAAGGTCTGGTGCACGCTCACCGCCGAGCAGGCGACGCTCTACCAGGCCGTGGTCGAGGACATGATGGCCGTCATCGACAACAGCGAGGGCATCCAGCGGCGCGGCAACGTGATCGCCGCGATGACCAAGCTCAAGCAGGTCTGCAACCACCCCGCCCACCTGCTCAAGGACGGCTCCCGGCTGCCGGGCCGGTCCGGCAAGCTGGCCCGGCTCGAGGAGCTGACCGAGGAGATCATCGAGGACGGCGACAAGGCGCTGATCTTCACCCAGTACGCGGAGTTCGGCACCATGTTGCAGCCCTACCTGGCGGCACACCTCGACCGGCCGGTGCTGTGGCTCCACGGTGGACTCAACAAGGCCCGGCGCGACGAACTGGTCGACCGCTTCCAGAACGACACCGAGCCGCTGCTCTTCCTGCTGTCCCTCAAGGCGGCCGGCACGGGCCTCAACCTGACGGCCGCCAACCACGTAATCCACGTCGACCGCTGGTGGAACCCCGCGGTCGAGGACCAGGCCACCGACCGCGCGTTCCGCATCGGGCAGTCGCGCAATGTGCAGGTGCGCAAGTTCATCTGCACCGGCACCCTCGAGGAGAAGATCGACGCGATGATCGAGCGCAAGAAGGCGCTGGCGTCCGCGGCCGTCGGCACCGGCGAGGACTGGGTGACCGACCTCGACACCGACCAGCTGCGGGAGCTCTTCTCGCTCGACACCGCGGCGGTGAGCTGA
- a CDS encoding NuoB/complex I 20 kDa subunit family protein: MGIEEKLPAGVLLTSVEKLSNWARKSSFWGATFGLACCAIEMMASGGPHYDLGRWGMEVFRASPRQADLMIVAGRVSQKMAPVVRQIYDQMPEPRSVISMGVCASSGGMFNNYAIVQGVDHIVPVDIYLPGCPPRPEMLIDAILKMREKVMAAPLGPNGRKMLEARRAEGKLPIVAPGAMPSSYRADKVRRAEWTQAVKEGREEQLRIENWMKLQPHLREGGK, encoded by the coding sequence ATGGGAATCGAAGAAAAGCTGCCGGCCGGCGTTCTGCTGACGTCTGTAGAGAAGCTCTCCAACTGGGCCCGCAAGTCGTCGTTCTGGGGCGCCACCTTCGGGCTCGCCTGCTGCGCCATCGAGATGATGGCCTCCGGCGGTCCGCACTATGACCTCGGCCGCTGGGGCATGGAGGTCTTCCGGGCCTCGCCCCGCCAGGCCGACCTGATGATCGTCGCCGGCCGGGTGAGCCAGAAGATGGCGCCGGTCGTGCGGCAGATCTACGACCAGATGCCCGAGCCGCGTTCGGTCATCTCGATGGGCGTCTGCGCCTCGTCGGGCGGCATGTTCAACAACTACGCGATCGTGCAGGGCGTCGACCACATCGTGCCGGTCGACATCTACCTGCCGGGCTGCCCGCCGCGGCCCGAGATGCTGATCGACGCGATCCTCAAGATGCGCGAGAAGGTCATGGCCGCGCCGCTCGGCCCGAACGGCCGCAAGATGCTCGAGGCCCGCCGGGCCGAGGGCAAGCTGCCGATCGTCGCGCCCGGCGCGATGCCGTCCTCGTACCGCGCGGACAAGGTCCGCCGGGCCGAGTGGACGCAGGCCGTCAAGGAGGGCCGCGAGGAGCAGCTCCGCATCGAGAACTGGATGAAGCTGCAGCCGCACCTTCGGGAGGGTGGCAAGTGA
- a CDS encoding NADH-quinone oxidoreductase subunit A — MTLNPYVPIVGLLILGALFALFSVSIAPIVGPKRYNRAKLEAYECGIEPAPQPIGGGRFPVKFYLTAMLFIIFDIETIFLYPWAVSFEALGLFGFVEMVLFIVTVFIAYTYVWRRGGLNWD, encoded by the coding sequence ATGACGCTCAATCCTTACGTACCGATCGTCGGTCTGCTGATCCTCGGTGCGCTCTTTGCATTGTTCTCGGTGTCGATCGCGCCCATCGTGGGCCCCAAGCGGTACAACCGCGCCAAGCTCGAGGCCTACGAGTGCGGCATCGAGCCGGCACCCCAGCCGATCGGTGGCGGCCGCTTCCCGGTCAAGTTCTACCTGACCGCGATGCTCTTCATCATCTTCGACATCGAGACCATCTTCCTGTACCCGTGGGCGGTGTCCTTCGAGGCGCTCGGCCTGTTCGGCTTCGTCGAGATGGTCCTCTTCATCGTCACCGTCTTCATCGCCTACACCTACGTGTGGCGGCGCGGCGGACTCAACTGGGACTGA
- a CDS encoding demethylmenaquinone methyltransferase, which yields MTRADLDKQPHEVAEMFDGVAERYDLTNTVLSFGQDRGWRRATRAALALRPGERVLDVGAGTGVSTEELRRSGAFAVGADLSTGMLRAGRRSGRDVPLVAGDALRLPFPDETFDAVTISFALRNVVDTPAALRELARVTRPGGRLVVCEFSHPTAAAFRKVYLSYLMRSLPAVARGVSSNPEAYVYLAESIRAWPDQRGLADRIAAAGPWSRVGWRNLTGGIVALHRATKS from the coding sequence GTGACGCGCGCAGACCTGGACAAGCAACCGCACGAGGTCGCCGAGATGTTCGACGGCGTGGCCGAGCGGTACGACCTGACCAACACGGTGCTCTCCTTCGGGCAGGACCGCGGCTGGCGCCGGGCCACCCGGGCGGCGCTGGCGCTGCGGCCGGGCGAGCGGGTCCTCGACGTCGGCGCGGGCACCGGGGTGTCGACCGAGGAGCTGCGCCGCTCGGGCGCCTTCGCGGTCGGCGCGGACCTGTCGACCGGGATGCTCCGGGCGGGCCGGCGCAGCGGCCGGGACGTGCCGCTGGTCGCCGGCGACGCGCTCAGGCTGCCGTTCCCCGACGAGACGTTCGACGCGGTGACGATCTCCTTCGCCCTGCGCAACGTCGTCGACACCCCCGCGGCGCTGCGCGAGCTCGCCCGGGTGACCCGGCCGGGCGGGCGCCTGGTGGTGTGCGAGTTCAGCCACCCGACCGCCGCGGCGTTCCGGAAGGTCTACCTGTCCTATCTGATGCGCAGCCTGCCGGCGGTGGCGCGCGGCGTCTCGAGCAACCCCGAGGCGTACGTCTATCTCGCCGAGTCGATCCGCGCCTGGCCGGACCAGCGGGGGCTGGCCGACCGCATCGCCGCGGCGGGCCCGTGGTCGCGGGTCGGCTGGCGCAACCTGACCGGCGGCATCGTCGCCCTGCACCGGGCCACGAAGAGCTGA
- the mqnC gene encoding cyclic dehypoxanthinyl futalosine synthase, giving the protein MTANQEIDSILQRGADGGRITPEEALLLYTDAPFHALGEAADAVRRRRHPDGIVTYLIDRNINYTNVCVTACKFCAFYRAPKHAEGWSHPMEEILHRCAEAVDLGATQVMLQGGHHPDYGVEYYENLFSSVKQAYPQLMIHSIGPSEILHMAKVSGVSIEEAVLRIKAAGLDSIAGAGAEMLPDRPRKAIAPLKESGARWLEVMAVAHRNGLSSTATMMMGTGETNAERIEHIRMIREVQDLAVANGYVDSAVEAEGSVGGFRAFIPWTYQPENNHLKGRTQATTLEYLRFIAVSRLFFDNVAHLQASWLTTGKDVGQLALHLGVDDLGSIMLEENVISSAGARHRSNLHELIWMIRTAGRIPAQRDTLYRHLAVHATEADDPTDERVVSHFSSIALPGGGATRTQLPLVDAS; this is encoded by the coding sequence GTGACGGCGAATCAGGAGATCGACAGCATCCTGCAGCGCGGTGCCGACGGCGGGCGGATCACGCCCGAGGAGGCGCTGCTGCTCTACACCGACGCGCCCTTCCACGCCCTCGGCGAGGCGGCGGACGCGGTCCGGCGCCGGCGTCACCCGGACGGGATCGTCACCTACCTGATCGACCGCAACATCAACTACACGAACGTGTGCGTCACGGCCTGCAAGTTCTGCGCCTTCTACCGGGCGCCGAAGCACGCCGAGGGCTGGTCGCACCCGATGGAGGAGATCCTGCACCGCTGCGCCGAGGCGGTCGATCTCGGCGCGACGCAGGTGATGCTCCAGGGCGGTCACCACCCCGACTACGGCGTGGAGTACTACGAGAACCTCTTCTCCTCGGTCAAGCAGGCCTACCCGCAGCTGATGATCCACTCGATCGGCCCGAGCGAGATCCTGCACATGGCGAAGGTCTCCGGCGTCTCGATCGAGGAGGCGGTCCTCCGGATCAAGGCGGCCGGCCTCGACTCCATCGCCGGCGCGGGCGCCGAGATGCTGCCGGACCGGCCGCGCAAGGCGATCGCCCCGCTCAAGGAGTCGGGCGCGCGCTGGCTCGAGGTCATGGCCGTCGCGCACCGCAACGGCCTGAGCTCCACCGCCACCATGATGATGGGCACCGGCGAGACCAACGCCGAGCGCATCGAGCACATCCGGATGATCCGCGAGGTGCAGGATCTGGCCGTGGCGAACGGCTACGTCGACTCGGCCGTCGAGGCCGAGGGCAGCGTCGGCGGCTTCCGGGCGTTCATCCCGTGGACCTACCAGCCGGAGAACAACCACCTCAAGGGCCGCACCCAGGCGACGACCCTGGAATACCTGCGCTTCATCGCGGTCTCCCGGCTGTTCTTCGACAACGTCGCGCACCTTCAGGCGTCGTGGCTGACCACCGGCAAGGACGTCGGCCAGCTCGCCCTGCACCTTGGTGTCGACGACCTCGGCTCGATCATGCTCGAGGAGAACGTGATCTCCTCCGCGGGCGCGCGGCACCGGTCGAACCTGCACGAGCTGATCTGGATGATCCGCACGGCGGGCCGCATCCCGGCGCAGCGCGACACCCTCTACCGGCACCTCGCGGTGCACGCGACCGAGGCCGACGACCCGACGGATGAGCGCGTGGTCTCGCACTTCTCGTCGATCGCGCTGCCCGGCGGCGGCGCCACGCGCACCCAGCTTCCGCTCGTGGACGCCTCCTAG
- a CDS encoding SWIM zinc finger family protein, producing the protein MPVDPDGRWFETSGPIRVDGGIAVRAKRGKIGEQWWSRRFVDILERTCDGGRLARGRAYARKGQVVDFELTPGRVAGRVQGSRPEPYRVTIGIPAFDEPQWTRILAALGSQALYRAALLAGDMPHELVDLFDELGLPLFPARLDMDCSCPDWGKPCKHASAVLYVLAEAFDDDPFLVLAWRGRDRAELLAALRGLPEPVETLDPLSVEEAPLESRLGDFYTPAISLGRLRERPGRVSVPPELLLRVLDSPQVRVRHIPLVDVLRPAYRDLAAGS; encoded by the coding sequence ATGCCCGTCGATCCCGATGGCCGCTGGTTCGAGACCAGCGGGCCGATCCGCGTGGACGGGGGCATCGCCGTGCGCGCCAAGCGCGGCAAGATCGGCGAGCAGTGGTGGTCGCGCCGCTTCGTCGACATCCTCGAACGCACCTGCGACGGCGGCCGGCTGGCGCGCGGCCGGGCGTACGCCCGCAAGGGCCAGGTCGTCGACTTCGAGCTGACACCGGGCCGGGTCGCCGGGCGCGTGCAGGGTTCGCGGCCGGAGCCCTACCGGGTCACCATCGGCATTCCGGCGTTCGACGAGCCACAGTGGACGCGGATCCTCGCCGCGCTCGGCTCGCAGGCCCTGTACCGCGCCGCGCTGCTCGCCGGCGACATGCCGCACGAGCTCGTCGACCTCTTCGACGAGCTGGGGCTGCCGCTCTTCCCGGCCAGGCTGGACATGGACTGCTCGTGCCCGGACTGGGGCAAGCCCTGCAAGCACGCCTCCGCCGTGCTGTACGTGCTGGCGGAGGCGTTCGACGACGACCCGTTCCTGGTGCTGGCCTGGCGTGGCCGCGACCGCGCGGAGCTGCTGGCGGCGCTGCGCGGCCTGCCCGAGCCCGTCGAGACCCTCGACCCCCTCTCGGTCGAGGAGGCGCCGCTGGAGTCCCGGCTCGGCGACTTCTACACGCCGGCCATCTCGCTCGGCCGCCTCCGGGAGCGCCCCGGCCGGGTCAGCGTCCCGCCGGAGCTGCTGCTGCGGGTGCTGGACTCACCGCAGGTCCGGGTCCGGCACATCCCGCTTGTCGACGTGCTCCGCCCGGCGTACCGGGACCTCGCCGCCGGGTCGTAA
- a CDS encoding beta-1,3-glucanase family protein: protein MRTRSKLLHVLAAFAVAVPVAAVSAAAPAQAIGPAVLPVTVTNNTGRGDAVYLYVIGINLNTNRLGYVNQGGTFTPWPAGGLPPTPAPDVAIGGPGNGGATTVNFPRGFSGRVYFSLGEKLKFFLTPDGLVQPAPWASGDANYNILFDWSEFTYNDAGLWLNSSQVDMFSVPHAVTVTGASGATKKTGEPVNNGRNNVINAIKAQSGWANTVYTRSDGTVLRALAPGKAAGAGLLSANYLDSYITSAWNAYTTKTLTVVPFGDQPNTKYFGRTSGNVMNFTNSAGTRVASFNKPSSASVWGCDGDLPAPNDLVVGPISRTLCAALNRGTLGTIDTQPSTNAAQFYQNSPTNQYAKIIHQNMADGKAYAFAFDDVGAFESLVHDGDPRSAGLILTPFGSGGTTTPPPSTGGPATQINGPGGKCVDVAGNDTGANGAAVQLWACQGPAVSKDQQWSWDGQTLRTLGRCLDVNGAGTANGTLVQLWDCNGSGAQNWVQEGNRLRNPNSNRCLDSPSGSTADGARLQIWDCNGSAAQYFVKAA, encoded by the coding sequence ACCGGCCGAGGCGACGCCGTCTACCTGTACGTCATCGGCATCAACCTCAACACCAACCGCCTCGGATACGTGAACCAGGGCGGCACCTTCACACCCTGGCCGGCCGGTGGGCTACCGCCGACGCCCGCACCCGACGTGGCGATCGGCGGACCCGGCAACGGCGGCGCGACGACCGTCAACTTCCCGCGTGGCTTCTCCGGCCGCGTCTACTTCTCGCTCGGCGAGAAGCTCAAGTTCTTCCTGACGCCGGACGGCCTGGTCCAGCCGGCGCCGTGGGCCAGCGGCGACGCCAACTACAACATTCTGTTCGACTGGAGCGAGTTCACATACAACGACGCCGGCCTGTGGCTCAACAGCTCGCAGGTCGACATGTTCTCCGTGCCGCACGCGGTCACCGTCACGGGCGCCTCCGGCGCGACGAAGAAGACCGGCGAGCCCGTGAACAACGGCCGTAACAACGTGATCAACGCGATCAAGGCGCAGTCGGGCTGGGCCAACACGGTCTACACCCGCTCCGACGGGACCGTGCTGCGTGCCCTGGCGCCGGGCAAGGCCGCGGGCGCGGGGCTGCTCAGCGCCAACTACCTGGACTCGTACATCACGTCGGCGTGGAACGCGTACACCACTAAGACGCTGACGGTCGTGCCGTTCGGGGACCAGCCGAACACCAAGTACTTCGGCCGCACGTCGGGCAACGTCATGAACTTCACGAACAGCGCCGGTACCCGGGTGGCGTCGTTCAACAAGCCGTCGTCGGCGAGCGTCTGGGGCTGCGACGGCGACCTGCCGGCCCCGAACGACCTGGTGGTCGGCCCGATCTCGCGGACGCTCTGCGCGGCGCTGAACCGCGGCACGCTGGGCACCATCGACACCCAGCCGAGCACGAACGCGGCGCAGTTCTACCAGAACAGCCCGACGAACCAGTACGCGAAGATCATCCACCAGAACATGGCGGACGGTAAGGCGTACGCGTTCGCCTTCGACGACGTCGGCGCGTTCGAGTCGCTGGTGCACGACGGCGACCCCCGCTCCGCGGGCCTGATCCTGACCCCGTTCGGCTCGGGCGGCACGACCACGCCGCCGCCTTCCACGGGCGGACCCGCGACACAGATCAACGGGCCGGGCGGCAAGTGCGTGGACGTGGCCGGAAACGACACGGGCGCCAATGGCGCGGCCGTTCAGCTGTGGGCGTGCCAAGGGCCTGCTGTTTCGAAGGACCAGCAGTGGAGCTGGGACGGCCAGACCCTGCGGACGTTGGGCCGGTGCCTCGACGTCAACGGCGCGGGTACGGCCAACGGCACGTTGGTGCAGCTCTGGGACTGCAACGGCAGCGGCGCACAGAACTGGGTCCAGGAGGGCAACCGGTTGCGCAACCCGAACTCCAACAGGTGCCTGGACTCCCCGTCAGGCTCGACAGCGGACGGCGCGCGACTGCAGATCTGGGACTGCAACGGATCGGCCGCACAGTACTTCGTGAAGGCCGCGTGA